One part of the Vicia villosa cultivar HV-30 ecotype Madison, WI linkage group LG6, Vvil1.0, whole genome shotgun sequence genome encodes these proteins:
- the LOC131612002 gene encoding uncharacterized protein LOC131612002, producing the protein MCRKVIVKLYRGTFYNYSELKRDERQAERKEWFNMFKSLVSWDRCDDAKMEGLFHQRCAARLRDILQKAKDQARKPPWMGVDTWEFLLAKWETKEFKDVSKQNKINRSSSRGGAVHTSGRIAHHDVALELAKKLKRPAHPDELFIATHKKKNGEWVDERASKTHETYASSVTQATQSGDDVDGSTRIQMWKEAAGGKTRGRCYGAAQLARNVRYGVSFLT; encoded by the exons ATGTGCAGAAAAGTTATAGTAAAGCTTTACCGGGGTACTTTTTATAATTATAGTGAGCTTAAACGCGATGAAAGACAAGCCGAGAGAAAGGAATGGTTCAACATGTTTAAA TCACTTGTAAGCTGGGACCGTTGCGATGATGCTAAAATGGAAGGCTTGTTTCATCAAAGGTGTGCTGCACGACTGCGTGATATATTGCAAAAGGCTAAAGATCAGGCGCGCAAGCCGCCTTGGATGGGTGTAGATACATGGGAGTTTCTTCTTGCAAAGTGGGAGACAAAAGAGTTCAAGGATGTCTCCAAACAAAATAAGATTAATCGATCATCAAGCAGAGGTGGGGCAGTCCATACGTCTGGTCGTATAGCTCACCATGATGTTGCACTTGAATTG GCTAAAAAACTCAAGCGACCCGCACATCCGGATGAGCTCTTCATTGCCACCCACAAAAAGAAGAATGGGGAGTGGGTTGACGAGCGTGCATCAAAAACACAT GAAACATACGCGAGTAGTGTTACACAAGCCACACAAAGTGGTGATGATGTCGATGGATCAACAAGAATACAAATGTGGAAAGAAGCTGCAGGAGGTAAAACACGGGGGCGGTGTTATGGAGCTGCACAATTAGCGCGCAACGTAAGATATGGAGTGAGCTTCTTGACATAG